The DNA sequence TCGGTCGAATAGTCAGATCAGCACCCAGTACTTGGTCAGTTGTATCCAGTTCGTTCATTACCTTGTAGGTGTTTTCCTGAAAAAAGACATCCCGGAGCCTGCCGCCGAGTAGTGTTACCTCACTGCTCAGTGGCAGTTTAAGTCTGCCGAACAGGCCGTGGAGGCTCTTGTAATGCCGGAAGTCATCATCGGCACCACTGCTCAATGTCAGTCCCTGGCCAAAGGTGGCGTAGAATCTGCCGAGCCGGACTTCAAGTTCTTCCGGGTTATAACCGATAGCGTAGTCCAGCAGATGGAGCGGTTTGCGCACTGCCGGTCCGTGCTTGGACGGTTCAAACCACAGCACGCCCAGTTCGGCATCAAAATCGCTGTAGCGGGCACTGAGCTCAAGCTTGTCCTCATAATGGGTTGCCCAGTCCTGCTGGTAAGCCCAGAATTCTGCCCGGTTGACCCCCTGGATTGTCAGGTTGGCACCGAAGACCAAGCTCAGAACCAAGAAACTGCCTATGCTCACTTTTTACCCGCCTATTTTTCCTGAGGGGGTTGCTCAGGTGGAACTGAGTCTTGGGGCGGCAGCCATCTTACCATTTCCTCAGCAATCCTTTTTTCGTCGCCCTTCTTGTAGCCGATGTGGGTGTAGACAATTTCGCCGTTCATGTTGATGAGGTAGGCGGTAGGTTTGATGATGATGTTGTATGCCTTTTTTACCCGCTGCTGCTGATCAAGCAGGACGATATAGGGCCATTTCTTGGCGCGAACAAATGCCCGGACCCGGTTCTCGTCTGCCGGCTTATCCACTGAAAGGGCTACAATCTGCAGTCCCCGGTCTTTCAATGAATCATATACCGGCAGCAGGGCATCAAGTTCGGCAATGCAGTTGACGCAGGGCAGATCCCAGCATTCTAGATAAACCGGGCCGTGTTTCAGGAGATCGTGAAGTGTTACTTCATTGCCATTAATATCTCTGAGGGTAAAATCCGGCGCCGGTTCGTACTTTTTCCCGGCACCGAAGGCAGTAAATAACAGAAAGGCAACTACAAAAGGAAGGACTTTTTTCATCAATCCTCCTGGTTTATTCGCCATTTGACAGCGGTTTGTAGCACAGCCCGGCTGGCAAGATTCTGGACAGTTACCGCAATGCCGGTGCGGTTCGGGTTCCAGTCCGGAACCGGTGTGCTGAGAACGGTATCAAAATCCTGTCCGAACCTGACACGGAGCGGGATGCCGAAGCTGTCACCAATGACGGTGCGGACGGTCATTGGTGAATAGAAGGTGTCGGCTCTCAGGACTGAATAATAGGGTATGCTGTCTTCAAAGGCGATTGCCACCAGGCGCAGAGTTGTAATTGTGTCGGCAGAAGAATCGGTGGGGGTGATTACGAGTCGCACTGTGAGCCGGGAGGAGTCGATGACGGCGCTGTCGATTCTCATTTCCAGCATCGTTTTTCTGGTTCGGGCAGCATCAATCATATCCCGGTAAACCGGATAAAAGGAGTCGGGCAGTGTAATCTGGGGTGAGCGGATGGTGCCGTCAAAAAATGCCAGGGGGCGTTCCCCACCCGCGCCGTACCACTCCGCTCGGGCCTTGCCCGCCGGTGAGGAAAGTTGAGGCAGAAGTTCCGAATCGTAGTAAATCACAAAAGCCATTGAATCACCATAGATTTCCCTGAGGCTGTCCAGCGCCCGCGCCGCGGACGCACAGTAGGCTCATTCATCGACGGGAGTAGAAAACAGTTCCACGAGCACAATCCGGTTTGCCGCACGTTCAATCAGGGGTGCATCGGAGCAGGATAAAAGCAGACCGCCGGCAGCCAGCACGGTTAATATCACAGGCGTATGTTTCATCATATCAATTTTAGAAAGCCGATATTACCAGTCAATTTTTTACTTTAGAGGTTCGGGAGCAGCTTGAAGGGCATAAAGGTCATGGGTGCCCGTTTTTGTCACCAGACAGCGGTAGAACCTGCCCGGTAAAAGCGGAGCGGGAAATTTGACCACGCCGTCAATTTCCGGTGCGTCCCATTCGGTTCTGCCCTGCCGGGGAAAATCGGCAATGATGATCAGCTCCCGATTTGCAAGCCGGCGCAGTTTGCGCCGTGAGATTGCTGCCTGAATTCGCATGATGGTTTTGAGCCGCTGGCGGGCGGTTGCGGGGCGGACCGGCGGTTTCATGGCTGCCGCCGGCGTGCCGGGTTCAGGTGAGAAGACATAGCCTGCCAGCCGGTCAAATTCAGCAGACCGGATGAAGTCCACCAGTTCCCGAAACTCCTTGCGGGTTTCGCCCGGAAAGCCGGTAATGACGGTGGTTCGGATGCACATGTCCGGTATCTGTTTCAGTCGTTCCAACAATCTTGCAACATCATTCCGGGAATAATGGCGGTTCATCAGCTTAAGCAGCCGGTCGCTGATGTGCTGTATTGGCAGATCGATATAGCGGCAGAGCTTCGGATTGGTGCCGAACTGCTCAATGACATCTTCGGACAGGTGTGCGGGATGCGCATACATCAGCCGTAACCAGGTAATCTCTTTTATCCGGCTCAGCCGGTTGAAGAGCCGGGCAAGTGACGGTTTACCATAGAGGTCAGTTCCGTAGGCGGTGGTGTCTTGGGCAATGAGGATTAGTTCCCTGACCCCCACAGCGGCAAGGTGTTGTGCTTCGTCTTCGAGCTCTGAGAGTGGACGGGAACGGAACGGTCCTCGGATTTTGGGAATCAGGCAGTAACTGCAGTGGTTGTTACAGCCATCGGCAATTTTGAGATAGGCATAATGGAACGGTGTGGAAATCAGCCGGCAGCCAGGTCCGGTTTTTCTGCCAAGCAGTTCGGGGATGGAGGTCAGCTGGTCCATTTTTATCCAGTGATCAACCGCAGGGAATTTCCGGTTCAGAGTGCTGCCAAACCGCTGAACCAGACAGCCGGCGACAAGCAGTTTCATGCCCGGATGCCGATGTTTGAGCCGGCTGAGTCTTTGGATCAGCGCAAATGATTCTTCGACCGCCGGTTTGATAAAGGCACAGGTGGTGAGAATGACAGTATCCGCTGTTTCCGGTTCTGCAGTCAGCTCATATCCGGCTTCAGCCAGTGCACCAAGCAGGTATTCGGAGTCCACCCGGTTTTTCGGACAGCCGAGCGCAATGACCGCTGCCCGTTCGGGTCTGACCTTCAATGCCGTTCTGAGACTTTCCAGAGTTTGCCGGTTGCCTCGGCAAGGATGGTGCCTTCGGCATCGGTCAGGCGGCTGGCAGCGAGCACCAGTCTGCCCTGTTCTGCGGTTATCCAGCCCTGGCCGTAAATCTTCCGTCCAACCGGCACCGGTTTGCGGAACCGGACATTCATTTCGGCTGTGACTGTGCTGTAGCCGCGGGTTTTCGTTGACCATGCCATCAGTTCATCAAGCAGTGTGGCAACAATGCCGCCATGAGCGATGCCGTGCCAGCCCTGATAATGTTCAGGAATCACATACTCAAAATGGGCGCCCTGCTCTTCAGCCACAATTGGCAGCCTGAGTCCGGAGGGGTTGGATCTGCCGCAGACAAAGCAGGTGTCTCTGTCCTGCAGTTCGAGCCTGTTACTGGAACTCAACGGTAACCCCTTTCGGCGGAGTGAACCGGAAACTTTTCCGGCTGACCGGTGGATTCCAGCGCTGACGGGTGAGCAGAAACCGGCACTGGTTGCCCATTTCGTCGGTAAAGGAAAGTCCGGTAACTGTTGTGCCGGTGGGATCCAGTTCCAGACGCAAGGGGGAAAGGAAACTGTTGTCATTCTCAATCAGAATTATTCCGGTTCCCTCCTCGGTGATCCGGCTACTGGTATCCAGGAGCGGTTCCACGAAGGCAAGCAGTGGGACAGGCTGATTTCTCTGCTGTCGTACTGCCCGTTGCTCATCAGGAAAATAGAACCAGACTACCGAATCGTTGCCGACAATCGTCTGGCGGACCGGTTCCTGCACCTCAAGCCGGAAGTTGTGGGGGAGCTGAAAGAGAAAGCTGCCTTTGAAGATTAGAGGTTCCTGTCCGATGTTCTCAGCCGGTCTGATCGTTTCCGTAAAACTGCCCGCAAGCGACTTGAGCCCCAGATACCGGTTGCGCAGTGCCTGCCACCGGTCGGCTGGTGAGCCCAACCCGAGCGCAGCAGCAAGAATAACCGGTAGAACAGTTTGTCGAAAATGTCCGGTATGTTTCATTTAATCAAGTTTAGCAACTTCTCTGAGGCTGTCAAATGAACATAGCCCAAAGTTTCCTCAGGCATGCTTGTGCTGGCATAATGAAAACAGCAGGGTTGAAAAACACCCGGTCCGACCGAACCGTTTCACCATGCTTTCAATTTGCTTCGGTAATATCGATGTCGGATTAAATGGCATGCGGTGCCCCTTGCAGTTAGAGTACTATCCAAGAGGGAAATTAACATCAGATCACTGCGAAATTTGGCTGTTTTTTGTTAAGTCACACGCAGACAATCAGTTATAGATCTAATGACGGGCAGAGGAGAAATTATAGGGGGTCCACTCCGGGGTGGATATCAGGGTCCGGGGGTGTTTGGTGGGGAGGTTCGATTCTAAACTTGCAAAGTGTTAAAATATGATTAATATTTTGCACCCGGTGTCTGAGGAAATTTTTCGAGTAATCATCCTTCTGTGTTCAGTTCTATTTCTGTTGCCCGGCTGCCGGAGCAGTAGCAAGAAAGCGCTCGTGCTTGCCGGTTCTACCTCAGTCCAGCCGTTTGCCGAACTGCTGGCAGAACTTTATCAGCAACGGCATCCCGGAGTTGAAATTAATGTTCAGGGGGGTGGATCAACTGCCGGAGTCAGAGCGGTGCAGGACCGTATCTGTGATATCGGGATGTGTTCCCGACATCTCAATGCTGATGAATCCGGATTGACCGCAATTCCGATTGCGGTTGATGGCATTGTGCTAGTGGTCCATCCGACTAATCCGGTAGTGAGTTTGACCCGTGAGCAGGTCCGGGCGATTTTTTCCGGGGCGGTCCGGAACTGGCGGGAGTTAGGGGGGGCAAATCTGAGGATTACAGTAATTACTAGGGAGGAGGGTTCGGGGACAAGAACCAGTTTTGAGGAGAAGGTGATGGCGGGAGACCATTTTGCCTCCGATGCCTTGGTTCAAGATTCCAATGGTGCGGTGCGGGAGATCGTTGCCAACGATCCGGGTGCAATCGGATACATTTCGTTCGGGCTGGTGGACAGGCGGGTGAAGACCTTGGCAATTGATGGTGTCCAGCCGACCGAGGAAACCATCCGGACTCATCAGTATCCGCTGGCACGGGATTTTCTGTTTATTGTCGCCGGCGACAGTAATCCGCTCGCCCGGTCATTCATCGATTTCGTGCTGAGTCCGGAGGGTCAGGCGGCACTGGCCGAAGAGGGGTTAATCCGGGTGCGCTGATGAAAGAGAAGCTGATTGAGAAGGGACTGCTGGTAGTTGCCCTGTCTGCGCTCGGTTCACTGCTGCTGATTGCGCTGTTCATCTTCATTGAGGGAATGCCGCTGATTGTCAAGGTTGGTCTGAAAAATTTCATTGCCTCGACACACTGGGAGCCAACCCGGGGAAGTTTCGGGATTCTGCCGATGATTGCCGGTTCGCTGACAGTAACCTTGCTGGCACTGGTTTTCGGTGGAGGGCTCGGGCTCGCAGGCACAATGTTTCTTGCGGAGTTTGCTCCCCGGTGGAGTGTCAGAATCCTGAAGCCGCTGATTGAACTGCTTGCCGGGATTCCTTCGGTAGTTTACGGGTTCATGGGTGTGGTGGTGCTTGTGCCCTGGATTCGCCAGACATTCGGCGGTCCCGGCTTCTCGGTGCTTGCTGCCGGGATTATTCTGGGGATTATGATTCTGCCGACAGTGATCGCTATTTCGCTCGATGCGCTGAATGCGGTGCCCCTGAGTTACAAGGAGGGTTCGCTTGCACTCGGTGCGACCCGGTGGCAGACGCTTTACCGGGTGCAGTTCCGGGCGGCAAGGAGCGGGATTATCGCCAGTCTGATTCTGGCAATGGGCCGGGCAGTTGGCGAAACGATGGCGGTGATTATGGTTGCGGGTAATGCACTGCTGATTCCGACTTCACCGCTGGCGCCGGTGCGGACACTGACCTCCAACATCGCGCTGGAGATGGGTTATGCAGCCGGAGACCACCAGCGGGCGCTGTTTGCAACGGGCGTGGTGCTGTTTGTGATCATAGCGCTGTTGAATACGATCGCACTGCTGACGATGCGGGAGCGGAAGTGATTTCCCGGCCTCTGGTTGTTCAGCGCATGGTCTGGCTGATTCTGGCATTGCTGACGCTGTTTACGCTGGCAATTCTCATTTTTATTCTCGCTTTCATCAGTGCCCGGGGTGCAAAGGTGATTACTCCGGAATTCCTCTTTTCCCTGCCTGAACGGATGGGGAAGGAGGGCGGAATTCTGCCGACGCTGATTGCGACAATTTATATTGCGGTCGTGGCAATAGTGGTAGCAACACCGTTCGGAGTGGGCACGGCGGTTTATCTGACCGAATATACCCGGGAGTCCGCTCTTACCCGGATTATCCGGTTCGGAGCAGATGCGCTGGCAGGAGTGCCATCGATTATCTTCGGGCTGTTCGGTTTTATTCTGTTTGTCATTCGGCTGAAGATGGGCTGGTCAATTCTCGCCGGCGGGTTGACGCTGGCGGTGATGATCCTGCCGACGATTATCCGGACGAGCGAGGAGGCGATCCGGGCAATTCCTTATCAGCTGCGGGAGGTAAGTTATTCGCTGGGCGGAACCAGATCTCAGACCATCATGCGGGTAGTCCTGCCCAATGCCCTGCCCGGAATTCTTACCGGAGTGATTCTCGGGCTGGGCAGAAGTGTTGCCGAGACGGCGGCGGTTATTTTTACCGCTGGTTCATCGCTCAGGATGCCGCGGACGATTCTGGATTCGGGCCGGACGATGGCGGTGCATTTTTACATTCTGGCACGGGAAGGGTTGTCAATGGAACGGGCATACGGGACGGCATTTCTACTGATTGTGGTAATTCTGCTGATTAACACCATTGCTTATCTTTTAATGTTCCGACTTACAAGGAGGCTGAAGTAATACCGGAGAAGATTACTGCACGGAGTTTGAATGTTGCGGTTCATGGCCGTCCGGTGCTGCGCGATATCAGTCTGAGCGTGATGGCAAATGAGATTCTGGCAATTATCGGACCGGCACATTCCGGCAAGACCACCTTCCTGCGCTGCATTAATCGCCTGATTGAAAATCAACCAGGTTTTGTCCGAACCGGCGAACTGCTCTTGGATAACCGGGATGTGCGGCAGTGGGATATTGATACGCTGAGGCGCCGGGTCGGGATGATTTTTGCTACACCGATACCCCTGCCCGGGACGATCTTTGACAATGTGGCATACGGTCCGCGCCTGAAGGGGATCCGGAATATGCGCCGTCTCGCAGAAATTGTGGAGAGGAGCCTGCGTGCCGCTTTTCTCTGGGATGAGGTGAAAGACCGGCTGTTCAGTTCGGCACTGCGCCTTTCCGGCGGGCAGCAGCAGCGACTCTGCATTGCCCGTACGCTGGCGGTGGAACCGGAGGTAGTGATGATGGATGAGCCCTGTTCCGGCTTGGACCCGATCTCCACCGCTCAGATTGAACAGGCAATGCGCGAATTGAAGCAAGGCTATACATTTATTCTGGTAACCAACAATGTGAAACAGGCGGCCCGGGTTTCGGACCGGACTGCATTCTTTCTGAGCGGAGAACTAGTTGAACTGGGACCGACCGCCCAGATTTTCACCGCCCCCAAGGACAAAAGGACTGATGACTATGTCTCCGGCAGAATCGGTTAATTCTCCGGTGAAGCTGGCGACGAAAAATCTCAGTGTATTTTACGGCAGTTTTCAGGCGGTAATTGATGTCAGTATCGAATTTCCTGCCTGCGGAATTACGGCGATCATCGGTCCTTCCGGATGCGGCAAATCTACT is a window from the candidate division WOR-3 bacterium genome containing:
- a CDS encoding phosphate ABC transporter substrate-binding protein is translated as MSEEIFRVIILLCSVLFLLPGCRSSSKKALVLAGSTSVQPFAELLAELYQQRHPGVEINVQGGGSTAGVRAVQDRICDIGMCSRHLNADESGLTAIPIAVDGIVLVVHPTNPVVSLTREQVRAIFSGAVRNWRELGGANLRITVITREEGSGTRTSFEEKVMAGDHFASDALVQDSNGAVREIVANDPGAIGYISFGLVDRRVKTLAIDGVQPTEETIRTHQYPLARDFLFIVAGDSNPLARSFIDFVLSPEGQAALAEEGLIRVR
- the pstA gene encoding phosphate ABC transporter permease PstA, which encodes MISRPLVVQRMVWLILALLTLFTLAILIFILAFISARGAKVITPEFLFSLPERMGKEGGILPTLIATIYIAVVAIVVATPFGVGTAVYLTEYTRESALTRIIRFGADALAGVPSIIFGLFGFILFVIRLKMGWSILAGGLTLAVMILPTIIRTSEEAIRAIPYQLREVSYSLGGTRSQTIMRVVLPNALPGILTGVILGLGRSVAETAAVIFTAGSSLRMPRTILDSGRTMAVHFYILAREGLSMERAYGTAFLLIVVILLINTIAYLLMFRLTRRLK
- a CDS encoding outer-membrane lipoprotein carrier protein LolA, whose translation is MKHTGHFRQTVLPVILAAALGLGSPADRWQALRNRYLGLKSLAGSFTETIRPAENIGQEPLIFKGSFLFQLPHNFRLEVQEPVRQTIVGNDSVVWFYFPDEQRAVRQQRNQPVPLLAFVEPLLDTSSRITEEGTGIILIENDNSFLSPLRLELDPTGTTVTGLSFTDEMGNQCRFLLTRQRWNPPVSRKSFRFTPPKGVTVEFQ
- the pstC gene encoding phosphate ABC transporter permease subunit PstC — protein: MKEKLIEKGLLVVALSALGSLLLIALFIFIEGMPLIVKVGLKNFIASTHWEPTRGSFGILPMIAGSLTVTLLALVFGGGLGLAGTMFLAEFAPRWSVRILKPLIELLAGIPSVVYGFMGVVVLVPWIRQTFGGPGFSVLAAGIILGIMILPTVIAISLDALNAVPLSYKEGSLALGATRWQTLYRVQFRAARSGIIASLILAMGRAVGETMAVIMVAGNALLIPTSPLAPVRTLTSNIALEMGYAAGDHQRALFATGVVLFVIIALLNTIALLTMRERK
- a CDS encoding TlpA disulfide reductase family protein is translated as MKKVLPFVVAFLLFTAFGAGKKYEPAPDFTLRDINGNEVTLHDLLKHGPVYLECWDLPCVNCIAELDALLPVYDSLKDRGLQIVALSVDKPADENRVRAFVRAKKWPYIVLLDQQQRVKKAYNIIIKPTAYLINMNGEIVYTHIGYKKGDEKRIAEEMVRWLPPQDSVPPEQPPQEK
- a CDS encoding PaaI family thioesterase, with amino-acid sequence MSSSNRLELQDRDTCFVCGRSNPSGLRLPIVAEEQGAHFEYVIPEHYQGWHGIAHGGIVATLLDELMAWSTKTRGYSTVTAEMNVRFRKPVPVGRKIYGQGWITAEQGRLVLAASRLTDAEGTILAEATGKLWKVSERH
- the rimO gene encoding 30S ribosomal protein S12 methylthiotransferase RimO is translated as MKVRPERAAVIALGCPKNRVDSEYLLGALAEAGYELTAEPETADTVILTTCAFIKPAVEESFALIQRLSRLKHRHPGMKLLVAGCLVQRFGSTLNRKFPAVDHWIKMDQLTSIPELLGRKTGPGCRLISTPFHYAYLKIADGCNNHCSYCLIPKIRGPFRSRPLSELEDEAQHLAAVGVRELILIAQDTTAYGTDLYGKPSLARLFNRLSRIKEITWLRLMYAHPAHLSEDVIEQFGTNPKLCRYIDLPIQHISDRLLKLMNRHYSRNDVARLLERLKQIPDMCIRTTVITGFPGETRKEFRELVDFIRSAEFDRLAGYVFSPEPGTPAAAMKPPVRPATARQRLKTIMRIQAAISRRKLRRLANRELIIIADFPRQGRTEWDAPEIDGVVKFPAPLLPGRFYRCLVTKTGTHDLYALQAAPEPLK
- a CDS encoding phosphate ABC transporter ATP-binding protein, whose translation is MNVAVHGRPVLRDISLSVMANEILAIIGPAHSGKTTFLRCINRLIENQPGFVRTGELLLDNRDVRQWDIDTLRRRVGMIFATPIPLPGTIFDNVAYGPRLKGIRNMRRLAEIVERSLRAAFLWDEVKDRLFSSALRLSGGQQQRLCIARTLAVEPEVVMMDEPCSGLDPISTAQIEQAMRELKQGYTFILVTNNVKQAARVSDRTAFFLSGELVELGPTAQIFTAPKDKRTDDYVSGRIG